One segment of Armatimonadota bacterium DNA contains the following:
- a CDS encoding PEP-CTERM sorting domain-containing protein, producing MRKFAFCLVLSVTSTVVSAASLTLDPVTVVHQYQQTSNRPCVIGDPSCHNPAGFDLTILPVGGQVSSYNAFSPIYTVAQVQSIVGNTFMVGVDINQATGQGPQSLSLFTMLINGVVVDTYTGAPTSVPPTVGGGNGNGYADYLVHGFTSLAGLAATDTVQFHATMPVINDGREEFFLLASTAPPSTVPEPATYALLGGGLAALGVLRSRRRV from the coding sequence ATGCGTAAATTTGCCTTTTGCCTGGTACTCAGTGTGACCAGTACGGTGGTCAGTGCGGCCAGCCTGACTTTAGACCCCGTGACCGTTGTCCACCAATATCAACAGACCTCGAACAGACCATGTGTCATTGGTGATCCATCCTGTCACAATCCTGCAGGTTTTGATTTGACCATCCTTCCGGTCGGGGGGCAGGTGTCGTCCTACAATGCGTTCTCCCCTATTTATACCGTGGCGCAAGTTCAGAGCATCGTCGGAAATACCTTCATGGTGGGCGTTGACATCAATCAGGCTACGGGGCAGGGACCTCAGTCGCTCAGCCTGTTCACGATGTTGATTAACGGCGTTGTCGTCGATACCTACACGGGGGCGCCGACCTCAGTTCCACCTACGGTTGGCGGAGGCAACGGGAACGGCTATGCTGATTACCTCGTACATGGATTTACCAGCCTTGCGGGCCTTGCCGCAACCGACACAGTGCAGTTTCACGCAACCATGCCGGTGATCAATGACGGCAGGGAAGAGTTCTTCCTTCTTGCCAGCACTGCCCCCCCTTCCACCGTTCCTGAGCCGGCTACTTACGCCCTCCTGGGTGGTGGATTAGCGGCTCTCGGCGTTCTTCGGTCACGTCGTCGCGTTTAG
- a CDS encoding alpha/beta hydrolase fold domain-containing protein, producing MPIEHWFSRRTFAGLLLGLAAACGWRRAPVPAPATSNLSYGPSPSQRFDVYSAPALSGSLAPLVVLIHGGGWESGSRAEVAKFIPYFTERRWVVANIGYRLTPEAVAPAAAEDVRNAIASVCARAAYGAGDQRWHGSRFSGRLRGCLAVGQPG from the coding sequence ATGCCGATAGAGCACTGGTTTTCACGCCGGACATTTGCCGGTCTGCTCCTTGGTCTGGCAGCGGCATGTGGCTGGCGCCGGGCGCCCGTCCCCGCTCCGGCCACCTCGAATCTCTCCTATGGACCCAGCCCCTCCCAGCGCTTTGACGTGTACTCGGCACCAGCCTTGTCTGGAAGCCTGGCGCCGCTCGTTGTGCTGATCCACGGAGGAGGCTGGGAGAGCGGCTCGCGTGCCGAAGTCGCGAAGTTCATCCCGTATTTCACGGAGCGCCGCTGGGTGGTCGCAAACATCGGCTACCGGCTCACGCCGGAAGCGGTGGCGCCGGCCGCAGCAGAGGACGTTCGCAACGCGATCGCGTCCGTCTGCGCCCGCGCCGCGTACGGTGCAGGTGACCAGCGGTGGCACGGCTCTCGGTTTTCAGGCCGTCTCCGCGGCTGCTTGGCTGTCGGTCAGCCCGGCTAG